From the genome of Tsukamurella pulmonis:
GCGGTGCGGCGGGCGATCGCTTCCGGGGTGTTCTGCTCGGCGGCGATCTCAGTGCGCAGACGGTGCACGGTCACCTCGAGGTCGCGGAGCTCGTCCGCCTCCTCGAACGGTGCGTCGATCTTCGGCGAGTTCACGACGATGTCGTCGCGGTAGTCGTCGATCATCGTCTGCGTCGTCGGGATGCGGTCCGGCAGGCTCGCGTACAGGTTCTCGATCCGCGTGGCGAAGCCCGATCGCATGGCGCTGCTGCTCTCGCCACCGTCGTCGAGCAGTGTCTGTTCACCGAAGAGATTCTTCTTGGTGATCGACAGCGCGGGCTCGCCGGGCATGTCGAGCCAGACCCTGATCATCTCGCTCTCCAGCGGGCGGTTCATGCGGACGTCGATGTCGCCGGGCATCGTCGCGATGACCTCGCTGCGCATCGCACCCTGGCCCTTGAGCGCGACGTACACCGAGCGTGCCCGGTCCAGCAGCGCGGCGCTGCGGTCGGTGCGCTCGACGAAGGCGCGGCCGGCGACGGTGAATGGCTTACCCTTCGCGTCCCACCCGGTGAGGTTCTCGTCGACGACGCGGCGGTAGACCTCGATGCGGTCCTCGAGGAGGGGAATCTCGTGGTCGGCATGGCGGACGCGGTGCGATGCGGCGAACCGGGCCTCGCGGTGCGCGCCCTCCAACGCGCGCAGCTCCTTGAGCTTCTCCTCGCTCTCGACCAGTTCCATGAACCGAGGGTCGCCGGTCGCCGCAGCCTTGGTAGCCGCTGCCGCCTCGACCAAGCTCTGTTCCTCGACGTCCTCGATCGAGGTGACGTTGTCGTCGAGCTGCCCGTTCTTGGCCTGCTCGATGAACATCGCCTTGCTCTCGACCTTGGCCCACATGACGGTGTCGGTGGACGCCTCGGAGACGTACGAGCAGATGTGCACCTGGCTGTGCTGGTTGCCCTGCCGAATGATGCGGCCCTCGCGCTGCTCCAGATCGGCCGGCCGCCACGGGACGTCGACGTGGTGGAGTGCGACGAGCCGCGCCTGCACGTTCATGCCGGTGCCCATCTTCGCGGTCGATCCGATGAGGACCGAGATCCGGCCTGACACGCACGCGGCCTGCAGACGACTGCGCTGCGCAGCGGTCTTGGCCTGGTGGATGTAGGCGATCGCCTCGGCGGGGATACCGCGGGCGACCATCTCGTCGCGCATGGCGTCGTAGAGCGACCACCCGCCGTTCGGCTTCGGCGTCCCGAGATCGCAGAACACCAGCTGCAGCGCGCCCGGGATCGGAGAGACCTCACCGTTGGGTCCGAGGTAGGTCCGCTCGGCGTACTCGTGGTGGATGCTGGCGACCCGTTCCGCGACGGCGTACGCGCGGGAGAAGCCGGGTGCCGGCGGATCCATCCGAGCGAGCCGGGGATCGAGCGCGGCTTTGCGGCCATCGCCGAGCACCTTGAGCGTGTTGTCGAGATCCGGGCGTGCCGGGTCCGCGTTGTCGAGTCGGTACTCGAGGTCCGCGCTGAAGTCGCGGAACTCCTGACTCGACGGTGTGGTGATGATTTCGCGGCCGCCGGCCTTCGGGAGCTTGCCACCGGTCTCCTCGTCGACCTGCGCGCGGATCACCACGTCGGTGAATTGGGAGGTGATGGCGAACATCTCGCGGGGGTTCTTGAACGCCGCGACTCTCGTGACGACTTTCAACTTGGTGCCGGTCGTATTGGTGACCGTCTCCGATCGCGTGGTAGTGAACGACGCTCCCCAGTCGTTGATGCTGTCGACGCCCGCGTCCGCGAGGAGGTCGGGGCGTAGGTAGCTCTGCATCACCCACGCCTCGGCAAGGCTGTTGGCGATCGGGGTGCCGGTGCTAAAGCACGCGACGCGCTCGGCGCCGCGGACGACGAACCGGCCTTCAGCGGCCGCGCGGTTGCGGGCGCCCTCGCGCAGGACCGACAACTTCAACGCGAGATCCTCGGCCTTCTGCGAGCCGGGGTGCGAGAGCGATTCGACAGAGGAGATCCGCGACTTGTTCTTGAAGTCGTGCGCCTCGTCGACGAACAAGTAGTCGCAGCCGGTCTGCTCGAAGGTGACGCGACCCTCGCCGTCCTTCTTGGCGGCGTTGGCGAGCTTCTCCAGGCGGGACTCGAGGCGGACCTTCATCCGTTCGAGCGCCTTGGTCGTTGCCGGGTTCAGGTCGCTGCCCTTCGCGGCCTTCATGCGCCGCTGCTCCTCCTCCAAGGATGCGATCTGGTCTTCGATGTACTTCTGCTGCCGCTCAGGCGCGACGCTGATCAACTCGAAGACGCTCGACGGCACGATCACCATGTCCCAGTTGCTCGTGGCGCTCTGCGCGACCAGCAGGCGCCGGGCATCGACGTCCATCCCCTTGCGGCCGACGAGAACGTTGGCCGCGGGCAGCCACTGCTTGACCTCGCGTCCGAATTGCTCGATGAGGTGCGTGGGGACGACGATCCAGGGCTGGTTGACCAGGCCGCGGCGTTTGAGTTCCATCGCGCCCATGAACATCGAGCCGGTCTTGCCGGCGCCGACCACGTGATCGAGCAGCACGGTCGGCTCGGCCGCGATCCTGGCAACTGCATTTCTCTGGTAGCTGTGCGCGGTGAACGCCGCCGAGACGTCGGGAAGCTGGAGGTAGCGGCCGTCGTACTTCGGTGCGACGAAGCCGTTGAACCGGCGGTTCCACTCGCCAAGGAGGCGGTCCCGGCGGCTATCGTCGTTCCACAGCCACCCCTGGAACTCCGCGGTGATCTTGCGGGCCTGGACCTGGGCCAGCGTCGTGGCCGGACCGTTGACCTCCGGGGCGCCGCGCTCGCGCTCGAGGAGACTGTTTCGGATCACGATCGGTCGCTGATTGAGCAGGGTCTCGAACAGCTCGACGGCGTCCATGCTCTTGCCGTTGAGCTCCACGCCGTACTCGGTCTTGACGATGGCACTGTAGCGGCCGCCGCCGCGGGTGCTCACCGTCCAGGACACCGACGAGTGCTCGACGATGACGGAGTCGATGCCGAACGTCTCCTCAGCGAAGGCCGCGTAGTCGTTGGGGTGGACCCAGGTCTCGCCGAGCGAGATGTCACCGATCTGGGACGGCCCCTTCGGAGTCGGGATGGCCGCGCGCAGCGCGGAGTGCAGCGCGGGCCAGTCGCTGTTGCCCGGGTCGTCCTCAATGAGCCGAGCGACGCGGTCCGCCTTCTTGATCACCTGCCCTGAGACCACGGCCTCGGCCGGCTGCAGGCGATGCCGCATGTCGTCCGGGTCTGGGTAGGCCAGCCCACGGATCTGCTCGCGGGCCTCGTCGGGCGTGACGCCGAGCAGCTCTGCCACGCGCCCGAGGTCGACGTAGGCGGACTCACCGACGCTGACGGCGATCGCCTCCTGCGGGGTCTGCGCGGTGGCCACGCGCCGCGGCGGCGCGACCACATCGCGGGAGAAGATGTCGGCCTTCTCCGCCTTGCCGGTCTCCTCGTCCCAGCGTTCGAGGGCCAGGAGCAACGCGACGCCCGGGTCGCCGCGGAGCGCCTCGAGGTGGATCTGACGCCGCACGATCGGGCTGGCGAGCCACGCCTGCTCCTCGTGCTCGGCGAGCGTGTCGTCCGGGATCGGGCCGGCGTACGGCTCGTCGGTCTCTCGATCGCGGTTGGCGTGCCGCCACTTGCCCTCGAGGGCGAGCATCTTCGCCGCGGCCTGCTCCTCGGTCCGTTCCTTCCCGCCCGAGACCTTGACGCGGTTGATCGGACCGTTGCTGGCGACGTAGGCGTCGTAGACACGGTTGAGTTCCCGGCGTAGGGCGTTGCGGTCGTCGACGCTGACGTTGCCGGCGCGCTGGCTGGTGATCGTCGACTCCGCGAGGGTCCGCAGGCGCAGCAGGTGCCGGGTCTCGACCTTCCTCGAGTCGGGGACCTTCACCAGCTCCGGATCGCCGCTGAAGCCGCGGCGGTAGAAGTCGCCCGTGGCCTCGTCGTACTCCACCTGACCGATCGGCGGTTCGTTCTCGTACAGCTCGGCCGCGGTCGCCAGGCCCGGGGTGGTCGCGGTCTCCTGCGGCACCTGGCCCGCGCGGAGGCCGGCGCCGCGGTCGACGGCGTCGTCGATGATCGGCGCCATAGCCTGACGCAGCCGCGCCGGCACCTGCTCGAGGTCCTCGGCGTCGACGCGCATCTCCGGTCCGTACTGGCCGGTGGCCGCGTGCATGCGGCCGATGACGTGGTCCGGGTGCTGGGCGAAGTAGCGGTTCACCGGCACCGTGGCCATCGCGCCGTTGGGCATCTCCAGCTCGGTCTGGTCCGAGCTGAGCCAGTCGACGGTGTCGGGATGCGGGACGCGCTCGTCCTCCGCGCGGCGCCGGAACACCAGCAGGTCGGTCACGACCGAGGTGGCCGCGACCCGGCGGAAGGTGTTCGCGGGAAGCCGGAAGGCGCCGACAAGTTCGGCCGATTCGTGCATCTCGCGGCGGGCGGTCGCGCCGAGCGTGTCGAGTGTGTGCGTGCTGGTGATCAGCGCGAGGTACCCGCCGGGCTTGGTCAGGTGCATAGACTTGAGGATGAAGTGGTTGTGAATCGAGTGGCCGCGTTGGTTGTGGACAGGGTCGACGAGCGAGAAGCTGCCGAACGGGACGTTGCCGATGGTGGCGATGAAGCTGCCGTCGCCGACGCGGGTGCGCTCGAAGGGCTCGTTGCGGACCTGGGCGCCCGGATAGAGGTAGTGGGCGATCTTGGAGGAGACCGGGTCCAGCTCGACGCCGACCATCGTTGCGGACGACGGTGCGGTACCGATGAAGGTGCCGGCGCCGGATCCGGGCTCGAGGACCCGGCCGCCCTCGAAGCCTGCCCGTTCGAGCATGTCCCACATCACCGTGGTGATCGCGGGATCGGTGTAGTGGGCGTTGAGCGTGGAACGCTTCGCGGCGCGGATCTCGTCGTCGGTCAGGACCGCGTACAGCGCGTCGCGGTCGTCCTTCCACTCGGGCCGGCTCTCGTCGAATACCGTCGGGGCGCCGCCCCAGCCGGACCAGCGGGCGAGCACGTCCTGTTCGTCCGGCGTCGCGTACCGCTGCTGCTCTTCGAGCTGCGCGACGAGTTCGAGGGCGGCGATGTTGGCTCGCACGCGGCTCTTCTCGCCCGACGGAACCGTGACCTCACCGGGGTGCGCGTAGCTGCGCGGCGGGACGTACGGATGCTGCTCCACCGCGCTGGCCGCGTCATCGGCGCCGTCGTCGACCGTGTGGTCGGTGTCCGCCTGGTCCTCGTCGTCCGCATCGTCGACGTCGGCATCCTCGAGGTCGGTCTCCAGGCCGGCGATGACGGTGCTCGCTTCGATCCAGACCCGCGAGCCATCGGGGCGCACGGCCTCCTGGGTGCGTACCTTCGTCATCTGCGAGAGCGGGACGCCCATCTCCTCCTGGGGCACCGTCGGCAGCTCCGTCGGATCGAGCGAGGGAAGGTCCGTGCCGCCCGGGTCGATCGACGCGGGGTTGGTCGGGATCCGGAAGTCCTCGTCCCCCGGATCGAACAGCGAGAGTTGGGCGTCGTCTACTTCTCGTCGACGGCCTCGGCGATTGCCGCGACCCTTGCTTCGACCAGCTCCCGCAGCGTCGTCGCGAGCGGGTCGCTCGGGCCCGCGGGCAGCTGCTCCCCGTCCTCGTCCCGTGCCTGCAGCAGATCCCCTGCCAGCACCCGGAACCGCGTCTCCGTCGCCTCCTCCGGCCAGAGCGTCGTAACCAGGTCCTCGATCTCCTGCGTCGGCGCCGTCGCCTCCTCGCTGTCCCAGCGCTCCGTCCACGTCCGGGGCTGCGCCGGCTCCTCGTCCGTCGACGTCGACGCGCCCTCCCACAGCTGTGCGAGCACCTGCTCGGTCGCGCTCTGGCGCGCCGTCTGCAGCAGGCCTAACTTCTCCATGTAGCCGATCGCCTGGCCCGGATGTTCCTGCAGCCACTGGCTGCTCAGCGTCCGCTCCATCGCCGAGGCCGCCTGCTCCACCTGCAGCTCCAGCTCGGCCGTCCGCTGGTCGAGCATCTCCTCGTACCCCGCCCGATCCATCGTCGACAGCTCCTGGCTGTACCGATCGTGCAGCGCTTCCCGAATTCCGGTCATCGTGTTCCCCTGTTCCTTCTTCGTGCATGCCAAAAATACCCAGCTCACGCTGGTTGTCTGTCGCCATGAGATGATTTGCCGTTTCTTCTCTTCGGTGTTCAGTTGACCTCTCGGATCACACCACACCCGGCGGCGGCCGGCTACCGAAACGCGGGGCCCGTGAGGAAGAAGACGTGCGTCGGCGCGGTGCTCCTACGCTGCGCGTTCTTGAAGATCACGCAGCCCCCAACCATGTTTCGCTGCTGGCACACCGAGCGCCTGGAGGTCCGCGAGGACCATCCGGCCGAGGTCTGCGCCGAGGTCCTTCGTCGCGGCGAAACCTCGGTTGTACTTGCCTAGCAGTTGGACAACACCTTCGGCGCGGGTGATCTGCACGTTGGCGACGAGGTCCCCGTCACGGAACAAGCCTAGAAGTACGTCCAGCCCAAGTTCGTTGCTGTAGCCACCGATGCAGGTCCGCATCAAGGCACCCCATTGGGCGAGTTCCGCCGGAGTGCTCGCCACTGTGACGTCCAACCCGCCCAAGACCGGGCGCGTCTGGATCTGCTCGGTGAGGCGCGTGGCCCAGTCGGCGCGATCGGCTTCGGTCGCAAGGCGGTTGAGCCGTGCCCTTTCCTGGCATCGGAAGGCTTAACTGGTGCGTAGCCGCGTCAAGATCACGAAACTACCTGTGTTCCAATAGATTATTTCGTCTGCGACATGTATTGTATGAGTCATGGAACACCTGGCGGATCCCGAAATTTCTGCCATGGATACCTATTGCGATGTAGGTATCCATGTGAAATCCTTCCCTCATGAACCTGAAACAGGTGCGGGCGGCGTGCGACCGTCTTGTCCAGTTCCACAGCGAGGAACTCGGTCAGCTGAGGCGGGACCTCAACGCGGCGGTGGTGTGCGTCGGCAACACGTGGGAGCCGGAGTTCGGAGCACCGACCAACAT
Proteins encoded in this window:
- a CDS encoding helicase-related protein, with amino-acid sequence MPQEEMGVPLSQMTKVRTQEAVRPDGSRVWIEASTVIAGLETDLEDADVDDADDEDQADTDHTVDDGADDAASAVEQHPYVPPRSYAHPGEVTVPSGEKSRVRANIAALELVAQLEEQQRYATPDEQDVLARWSGWGGAPTVFDESRPEWKDDRDALYAVLTDDEIRAAKRSTLNAHYTDPAITTVMWDMLERAGFEGGRVLEPGSGAGTFIGTAPSSATMVGVELDPVSSKIAHYLYPGAQVRNEPFERTRVGDGSFIATIGNVPFGSFSLVDPVHNQRGHSIHNHFILKSMHLTKPGGYLALITSTHTLDTLGATARREMHESAELVGAFRLPANTFRRVAATSVVTDLLVFRRRAEDERVPHPDTVDWLSSDQTELEMPNGAMATVPVNRYFAQHPDHVIGRMHAATGQYGPEMRVDAEDLEQVPARLRQAMAPIIDDAVDRGAGLRAGQVPQETATTPGLATAAELYENEPPIGQVEYDEATGDFYRRGFSGDPELVKVPDSRKVETRHLLRLRTLAESTITSQRAGNVSVDDRNALRRELNRVYDAYVASNGPINRVKVSGGKERTEEQAAAKMLALEGKWRHANRDRETDEPYAGPIPDDTLAEHEEQAWLASPIVRRQIHLEALRGDPGVALLLALERWDEETGKAEKADIFSRDVVAPPRRVATAQTPQEAIAVSVGESAYVDLGRVAELLGVTPDEAREQIRGLAYPDPDDMRHRLQPAEAVVSGQVIKKADRVARLIEDDPGNSDWPALHSALRAAIPTPKGPSQIGDISLGETWVHPNDYAAFAEETFGIDSVIVEHSSVSWTVSTRGGGRYSAIVKTEYGVELNGKSMDAVELFETLLNQRPIVIRNSLLERERGAPEVNGPATTLAQVQARKITAEFQGWLWNDDSRRDRLLGEWNRRFNGFVAPKYDGRYLQLPDVSAAFTAHSYQRNAVARIAAEPTVLLDHVVGAGKTGSMFMGAMELKRRGLVNQPWIVVPTHLIEQFGREVKQWLPAANVLVGRKGMDVDARRLLVAQSATSNWDMVIVPSSVFELISVAPERQQKYIEDQIASLEEEQRRMKAAKGSDLNPATTKALERMKVRLESRLEKLANAAKKDGEGRVTFEQTGCDYLFVDEAHDFKNKSRISSVESLSHPGSQKAEDLALKLSVLREGARNRAAAEGRFVVRGAERVACFSTGTPIANSLAEAWVMQSYLRPDLLADAGVDSINDWGASFTTTRSETVTNTTGTKLKVVTRVAAFKNPREMFAITSQFTDVVIRAQVDEETGGKLPKAGGREIITTPSSQEFRDFSADLEYRLDNADPARPDLDNTLKVLGDGRKAALDPRLARMDPPAPGFSRAYAVAERVASIHHEYAERTYLGPNGEVSPIPGALQLVFCDLGTPKPNGGWSLYDAMRDEMVARGIPAEAIAYIHQAKTAAQRSRLQAACVSGRISVLIGSTAKMGTGMNVQARLVALHHVDVPWRPADLEQREGRIIRQGNQHSQVHICSYVSEASTDTVMWAKVESKAMFIEQAKNGQLDDNVTSIEDVEEQSLVEAAAATKAAATGDPRFMELVESEEKLKELRALEGAHREARFAASHRVRHADHEIPLLEDRIEVYRRVVDENLTGWDAKGKPFTVAGRAFVERTDRSAALLDRARSVYVALKGQGAMRSEVIATMPGDIDVRMNRPLESEMIRVWLDMPGEPALSITKKNLFGEQTLLDDGGESSSAMRSGFATRIENLYASLPDRIPTTQTMIDDYRDDIVVNSPKIDAPFEEADELRDLEVTVHRLRTEIAAEQNTPEAIARRTAADARMKAAGRRHGWSLQLNPTKKMVEESDYANAEDYAAAARRMHQYEAARYARDHGGVTRPAAPTPPPPTTGDRYAPPRSHDSASRDDDGLTR